The genomic stretch TTTTCATAAACCTTGATCCCATCAAAGGAGTACAATCCCGTTTCAATGGCAATGTGCGCATCTCCCGTCCAGCCGTTCTTTTCACGCTGTGGACAGTCTGTGGGATAGCCAAAAAGATTGGACAGGTAGGCATTGTTGGTGGCCCACCATATCCCGTCCAATGTTTTATTAGCGGATGCAATTTTCCCTGCTTCAGGCACATCACTGTGCATAAAATAACCTGTCAAGCTCTCCCTGGTAAGGTTGATAGGTCGATCAGCGGTGACTTCCACGTATTGAAAGCCTTTATAATTGAACCGTGCTTTAAATGATTCTTCCCCTGCTCCTTTTAGGATATAAATATCCGTCTGGAAAGGGTCACTGTCATCGGTGGGCCGATAGTGCACATCGATATTGGACATGTCCACTCGGCCATTATCATAAAGCCGTTCACCGTGCTTTAACCTCAATGTAGTCCCCTCCTCTCCTTTTACATTGATCTCACTGACCCCGGCAATGTTTCTACCCAAGTCAAATACATAGGTCGAATCGTTGATTTTTCTCACCGTCTTGGCCGGAATGGTCTCATTGTATCGGATGGGCGGCATGACCTGTGCAGAAATTTCCTTTGCGGGTGCCGAACGATAAATGACTTCTTTCCACTCCTGGTCATCAAAACCCGGCTTATCCCAGCCCGGCTGTTCCATCCGGGCATCATAGTGCTCTGCGGTATAAATGCTATTGAAAACGACAGGGCTATAGGCTGTCTTCCAGCCCTTTTCCGTACGGATGGTTTCTTCCGTTCCATCTTCATAGGTAATCTTCAAGTCCATACAGAAAGTGGGGCGGTCTCTCCATGGCGCATTATGAAAATCCCAAACAGCCATAGACTGGTGGTTGTACCAGCCATTTCCCAGGAGGACTCCAATGGCATTTGCCCCATCTTGGAGTATAGCTGTGAGATCATGGGTCACATACAGCAATCTTCGATCAAATCTCGTATATGCTGGATCCAACTGATGATTCCCTATTCTTTTACCATTAACATGCAATTCAAACAGCCCTCCTACAGCAATGTAGGCCCTGGCTTTCTTAATGGGCTTGGAAGTGACAAATTCCTTCCGAAAGTATGGCGCAGGCTTTACTTCTTGGCCTTGGCCATCACTGATCCAGGCTCCTTGCCAATTGGCATCATCCATCATGCCCATTTCGAAAATGGCCTTGGAGGAAATTCCCCGCGAATTCCCCTCTTTGTCCCATACTTCCACCGTCCAAAAATACATGGTAAATGGCGTCAATTTTTCACCTGCATAAGTCACCAGTTGCGCATCATCCATTATCTTACCGCTATCCCAAACGGTTTCCGATCCATTTCCCAAAACTTGCCTATCCTTCATCACCCGAATGCGGTATGCACTTTGGGCAGCTCCTTGCCTGGCATCATCCATTTGCCAAGTCAATCGCGGATGCGAAGTATCCAATCCAAGCGGATCCACCATGTATTCCGTTTTGAGTGACTTTTGTGAATATGTAAGGCCAAAGGTCAATAGCAACAAAAAAATGGTAAGGGTAGCTTTAGGCAATATCTTCATGGTTTATGGGCTGAAATATTGGAAATTTTTAAAATTGGAAGATTGCAAAATTGGATAATTGGTCTTACGGTATCACCCTAACAGTTGTAACAGTCTCGTCTAAAGAGAAGGAGATTGCTTCACTCCGTTCTGCGATCGCAATAGCCTGCCCCGATACGTTCGGGGACGTTATTCTCGTGTTTCAATACTCGTATCTCACTACTTGATACTAATTATCACCCTTCGTACCAGCAGCTCGCCGCCCCGATCAGGGCAGACTCCTCTCCCAGGATACTTTTTTTAATAGGAACATTTTGTAAGAATTGAGACAATACCTTCTTGGTTTCCGGTAAAAACAATGCTGAGGAGTGTGCTATGCTTCCTCCTAAGACAATGATCTCAGCATTTTCCTCACTTGCAAATTTCGCCAAGAACTTACCTAAGTTATTGCCAAATTCCTTAAAGATCGCCTGCACCCAACTTTTCTCCTTCATCTCTACCAACTCCCTAACCCCACTGAGCTCCCTGCCCGTCATTTCTTGGTACTTTTTGGCAAACCACCTCGTCGAAAAATATTCCTCTGCTATGCTATCGCCAAACTCCTCTCCCCAACGGGCAGCATCATGAGCTTCTGTACCGTGGTAATAAGCCGTACCTGCTCCTGTACCCAGCGTCATTCCAATGGCCCTTTTATATCCTTTTGCGATACCGGCAAAAATCTCTCCTTGCAAAAAACAGGCAGCATCATTCTTAAACCGGACTTGAGAATTGGCTATTCCCAATTTTTTGGCCAGTAGGTCCTTTACATTTTTCCGGTACAGCGACTCATATTTATCCTGGGTACTGTCGATAAAACTAATGCCCGCATCATAGTCAAATGGCCCGGGCATCGCTATGCCAATATGGATATTGGACAAAACCTCCTTTCCACAGAGTGGCTCAATGGCTCCTGCCCAAGCATCCAAAATTTCAGCTGTGCTACCTTTGGAATCTACCGGGTGGCGCTCAAGGCGCTCCTTGTCAATGGTACGGCCCACCAAATCCACCACACCAACGGTAATGTGCGAACCTCCTACGTCCACTCCTAAAACATGTGATGTTTCCTTCTTGCTCATGTCTCTTTATTCAGTGGTCAATATAACCGTTCCACCTTTTTCCAACACATTATGAGGAATAAAATAACCATCTATTTTCTTTCCATCCACTTCAATTCCCTTTAAACTTCTTCCTCCTGAGGGATTGTTGATCACTACAGATTTTCCTGAAGGCATGGTCCACTCCACTTCGTCAAATACCGGAACGGTGACCAAATACTCAGGATCAGCCGGACTGAGCGGATAAAGCCCCATGGCGCTCCAAGTGTACCAAGAGGACATTTCCCCAGCATCATCCATACCGGAAAGTGCCAGTCCATGTTCACCAATACCATAATAATCGGCCAATAACTTATCGATTACCGCTTGGGATTTTTCAGGCTTATTGACAAAATAGTACGAAAATGGCGCTTCATGGTCAGGCTGGTTGCCGTGACAGTATTGTCCCATAAATCCACTGACATTGCGGGCGATGTACTCAGGATTCCAAGGTTTGGTAAACAGGGTATCCAGTTTCTTTTCAAACTGCTCAGCTCCACCGTATAGCTCCACCAGTCCTGGCATGTCATGAGGTACGTAGAAGGACAACTGCCACGCATTGGCTTCACGGTACATGTACTCGTAGTAAGGGTATTCTGGGTTAAATGGGCTGATCCAGTCTCCATTTTCCAGCCTTCCACGCATAAAATTCACCGACCGATCAAATACGTTTCGGTAATTCTGGCCACGTTTGATCAGGTCTTGGTAATGCTCCTCATCTCCCATGATCTTGGCAAACTGCGCAAGAGAATAATCATCGTAGGCAAATTCCAAGGTCTTGGAAACACCTGCTTTAGCGCTGGTTTCTACATGGGGATTTTCCACATCAGGGTCTGAAATATAGCCTTTTTCGATGTATTCTTTGATATGTGGACGGGTTCCCCCCTCTTTATAAGCATTGTTAAGCAGGTATTCATAAGCCTTTTCTACCTCAAAATCCGTAATTCCCCTGCGATAGGCTCCAGTGATGAACGGTGCCGCATGATCACCGTGAAAAAATGTAGGGATAAAACCACTGTGACTACCTTTCTCGACCAGCGACTGGATCACATCTGCAGTCACCTCTGGCTGCATAATGCTCAGCAATACCACTTTGTTTCGGTAAGTGTCCCAGAGGGATGGCAAGGTATAATAGCGAAACTCCTCTGTTCTGGTTTTTCCTCGCTCGTCCACAAACTGGCCATTCACATCGCTTCTAAGTGCTGGCCACTGAAAAGAGCGATAGAGGGAAGTGTAAAACATTGTTTTTTCCTTTTCACTTCCACCTTTTACCTTAATATGACCCAGGAGTTTATCCCAGGTTTTTTCTGCTGCCCGATGAACTTCTTCAAAGGATTTATCGCCCACTTCTTGCTTCAGGTTTTCTTTGGCATTGGCCTCACTGACGTAAGAAAGCCCTATTTTAAGCAATACGGGAGCATCGTTTCCATTGGCCAAGGCTATTTTGGCATAACCATCCTTACTGCCTTCCTGAGTCACCTCCATGGTCTCCACATCTTGGCTCAGTTCTACATAAAAGTGAACCTTGTCACGGCCTACCCGCTGAAATCCCTGCAGGGTGTTTGCAGTAGGATTGGATATTTCCCAATCGGACACACCATTATTGGCCTTTGCCAAATCAAATAGGATTGTACGTTCTTGGTTGTTTTCAAAAGTATATTCGTGCACTCCAGCCCGCAATGTACTGGTCAATCTCACCTGAACCTTGTAATCTTCCAGATAAACTTCATAGTAGCCCGGTGAAGCCGATTCTTTTTCATGGCTAAAAGTGGACTTGAAAGGTGCCCCGGCATCAGGGCTGATGGGCATAATGGGGATGTTGCAGAGGTTCCAGTGTCCCTTGTTGGTGTGGGTAAATCCAATGATCTCGGTATCCTCATATTCATAGCCAGCCCCAGACCCAAATTGTGTGATTGGACTCAGCTGCACCATGGCATTGGGAAGTGATGATCCAGGGTAGGTCAAGCCCGCCCAGACCCTCCATCCTTCAGGGGGTGTGTAGCCAATTTGGGCTGGATCTGTCAAAGGGGCCGTGCCAATAAATGGATTGACATAGCGCGAAAATCCCACTTCCTCTTTCGATACAAAGGCGCAGCCCATCAGCTGAAGGGCCAACATGATCAGCATACTAAAGCTCAAAGAACGGTTCATAGGTCAGGTTATTTCAATAGGTATAATAGGTTCCTAGTAATGAATAGTAAAGTACAAAGACAGCTGGATGAGCTGAACAATCTGGTTCCTCGCAGCGATCCAGAAACTTATTGCCTCCAAGGCACTGCGAGAAACCCTTTTTGCGTTTCATTATGTCAGCAAATGCGGCTTTTCTTTGTACAAGGTATAAATCAGTTCTCCAAATAGCGTGTTTGCCCAAGCAAACCAGCTTCTGGTGAAATTATCTGGATCATCCTTATGAAATCCTTCATGCATAAATCCAGTGCCTGCGTGTGTGGATTTCAACCATTCCAAACATTGCTTGATCTCTGCATCATCGGTAGCGGTCATGGCTTGCAAGGTGATGCTCATATGCCAGATATAGTCCATGCCCACATGAGGACCGCCGATTCCTTTGGCCGCTTTTCCTGAGAAGAAATAGGGATTATCCTCGCTCAGCACGAAATTCCTGGTGTTTTGGTAGATTGGATCGTCAATATCCAAACTCCCCAAATACCCCATGCTCAGCAATGATGGCACATTAGAGTCATCCATGAAAAGCTGGTTACCATAACCGTCCACTTCAAAAGCATAGATTTTCCCATAGTCCAAATGCTCGGCAACCGCATATTTATGGAGTGCTTTCTCCACCTCATTGGCCAGGTCTTCACATTCCTTGGCTGAAATAGCATCATTTTTCACCTCCTTATAAATCGCCGCAAGCTGCCTCAAAGACTGCACGGCAAACAAATTGGAAGGTACCAAGAATGGAAAAATGGTAGCATCGTCCGATGGCCTGAAAGCAGAACAGATCAAACCAACTGGTTTCACAGGATTGCCATATCCATCTCCGGACAGTGTGTCTGTTGCCCTTGGGGTAGTCCTTTGGAAATGGTAGGGGCCTTTATCTTCTTTTCGCTGCTGCTCTTTGAACGTTTTCACGACCAGCTTCATGGCTTTTTCCCAGCGGTCATCAAAGATACCGGCGTCGCCTGTCTCTTTCCAGTAGCCATTGGCCAAGCGGACAGCATAGCACAGGGAATCGATCTCCCACTTCCGTTCGTGAAGCTCGGGCTTCATGTCCGTATGATCACTTTCCCATTCACTTCCCGTAGGGCCATTGTTAAAGGCATTGGCATATGGATCGATGATGATGCTCTCATTATGGCGATTGATTACCCCTTGAATAAGCCTCTTCAGCTTTTTATCCTCGTTCACCAAGGTCACATAGGGCCAAACCTGCGCGGAAGAATCACGCAGCCACATGGCATGGATGTCTCCAGTGATGACAAAGGTATCTGGCTCGCCATTTTCCTCGGAATACTCCACTGTCGTATCCAAGGTATTTGGAAAGCAGTTTTCAAAAAGCCAGGCCAATTCCTTGTCCTTAAGGTTCTTCTTTATTTCATCAATGGTGTTTTCAACTGCCTTACTGGTAAAGTTTCGTTGGGCTCTTGGTGGACGGTTGGTCTCCTTCCAGGCAAGTCCCGCAGCCATGGATGCTCCAGGCCCCATGGCCAATCCAAATGACGCCGCAGCACTGGTTTTGATAAAATCCCTTCTGATCATGTCTTAAATTATATTTTGCGATCCAATACAACCGGGAGGATCACTTTTTATGAGGTTATTAATTGAATTTTCACGTAAATTAATCGATTTAGCGTTACCAAACAAAGAATTTTATGTGAAGACCAATGAGAATAGTAAGTTTGGCATTTCTTGATCATTTTTTCTGATTGTGTACTGCCCGATTAAAGTTGACCGGATTAATTATTAGATTTCATTGTCAAACATTATAATAACCGGTTCTTTCCCTGGTTAAAAGTTTGGGCCAATTCCTCTCAAACCTTCCCAAGCTTTTGCCCATTATTGGTTATGACGGGGGCTGTGCCCAGACAGGGGGACTCAATATTTCTTAGTACCGGGGCAGAGAACCGGCACAACAGCGCCTTAGCGTTGTCCCGCGTCAGAGACGGCGGGACAACGCTAAGACTGAGTCTCCCGCGACTCAACCTTATATTTTTGCTATCTGCACTTTTACTTTTGTCTTCTCCCTTTTCTCCAATCTACCCACCTAACCTCCCTCCCCTGCAAGGGAAAGGACAATTGTCTTGAGTCTCAAATCTCACTACTCAGGTCTCAATACTCATTACTTGATACTTCATACCTCGTCCACCCCTATTCCAACACCCCTTCTTCTTGCAGCAAGGCCGCAGCTTCCATCAGCATCATACCTGACAATTGGGTGGAAAGGTCGACTTGATCACCGGGCAATTCACGCCAATTGGGACCACAAAGCATGTCTGGCCGGCGAAGGCCACTGGCATAGAACGTTTCGGCATTGAATTTTAAGAAGCTTATCAGGTCTCCACGATCACCGTCGGACACCGCAGGCTCTTGGATCAGCTCTGTGAAATAACGGACAAAGACACCCTTAAACAGTCCACCGTCACCCTGTCCTTCATTTTTCAGAATACCTTCTGTGGACAATTCAGACCTATTCATGGCAGATTCGGCGGTCTGAAGTGCATCCATTAAGTAGCCCGTTTCACCCGTAATTTGGTACATGCGCAGGCCAGAACCTATCCATGTCCCAGCATTATAGGTAAATATCCAGTCCTTTTTGACCGTAGGGGTGCCTTCGATCAATTCGATATGATCCCACACCAATCCGGTCTGCGGATCCACCAAATTGGCCTTTTGCCATTCGTAAAGGTCTTTGGCCCAGGTGAGGTATTTTTCCTCTTGGGTAACATTGTACAGTCTGGTGGCCAAAACAATAGTTGGTCCATTGGACACGGCATTTTTGAGATTGGGGGTGTCCTTTTTCCAGGTAATGCCCCCACCAAATACCTCACTATGGCTCTCCAAAATATCCTCCCAAAGGAATTCGGCTACTTCCAGGTATTCGGCATCATCTGTTTCATTATAAGCGCGGACACAGGCATTGCCCAGCCACAGCATATCATCATTGAAGACATTCGAAAAGGTTCCTCCATTTCTGTCCCTTATCCCATGGAGCAATTTCTTCATTTTGTCCAGATAGGCGCCATCACCTGTCCGGGAATAGGCATCCACGTACACATGGAGCGCATGGGCATTTGGCCAATACTGGCCGTAGTTCCCCCCTGGGTTATAATTAAAGGTACCATCCTCGGCAATATAGAGGGAATAAAGGCTGTTTTGCATCGAATCGGCCGTGGCGGCATAATCATACTGCTTCTCCTCCACTTGGTCAAAGTCCTTGCGTAACGGGCCCAGATCACTTTCTATGCAAGC from Echinicola soli encodes the following:
- a CDS encoding glycoside hydrolase family 125 protein; amino-acid sequence: MIRRDFIKTSAAASFGLAMGPGASMAAGLAWKETNRPPRAQRNFTSKAVENTIDEIKKNLKDKELAWLFENCFPNTLDTTVEYSEENGEPDTFVITGDIHAMWLRDSSAQVWPYVTLVNEDKKLKRLIQGVINRHNESIIIDPYANAFNNGPTGSEWESDHTDMKPELHERKWEIDSLCYAVRLANGYWKETGDAGIFDDRWEKAMKLVVKTFKEQQRKEDKGPYHFQRTTPRATDTLSGDGYGNPVKPVGLICSAFRPSDDATIFPFLVPSNLFAVQSLRQLAAIYKEVKNDAISAKECEDLANEVEKALHKYAVAEHLDYGKIYAFEVDGYGNQLFMDDSNVPSLLSMGYLGSLDIDDPIYQNTRNFVLSEDNPYFFSGKAAKGIGGPHVGMDYIWHMSITLQAMTATDDAEIKQCLEWLKSTHAGTGFMHEGFHKDDPDNFTRSWFAWANTLFGELIYTLYKEKPHLLT
- a CDS encoding glycoside hydrolase family 76 protein translates to MKTYKIALSILAISGTFSACIESDLGPLRKDFDQVEEKQYDYAATADSMQNSLYSLYIAEDGTFNYNPGGNYGQYWPNAHALHVYVDAYSRTGDGAYLDKMKKLLHGIRDRNGGTFSNVFNDDMLWLGNACVRAYNETDDAEYLEVAEFLWEDILESHSEVFGGGITWKKDTPNLKNAVSNGPTIVLATRLYNVTQEEKYLTWAKDLYEWQKANLVDPQTGLVWDHIELIEGTPTVKKDWIFTYNAGTWIGSGLRMYQITGETGYLMDALQTAESAMNRSELSTEGILKNEGQGDGGLFKGVFVRYFTELIQEPAVSDGDRGDLISFLKFNAETFYASGLRRPDMLCGPNWRELPGDQVDLSTQLSGMMLMEAAALLQEEGVLE
- a CDS encoding ROK family protein → MSKKETSHVLGVDVGGSHITVGVVDLVGRTIDKERLERHPVDSKGSTAEILDAWAGAIEPLCGKEVLSNIHIGIAMPGPFDYDAGISFIDSTQDKYESLYRKNVKDLLAKKLGIANSQVRFKNDAACFLQGEIFAGIAKGYKRAIGMTLGTGAGTAYYHGTEAHDAARWGEEFGDSIAEEYFSTRWFAKKYQEMTGRELSGVRELVEMKEKSWVQAIFKEFGNNLGKFLAKFASEENAEIIVLGGSIAHSSALFLPETKKVLSQFLQNVPIKKSILGEESALIGAASCWYEG
- a CDS encoding alpha-L-rhamnosidase encodes the protein MKILPKATLTIFLLLLTFGLTYSQKSLKTEYMVDPLGLDTSHPRLTWQMDDARQGAAQSAYRIRVMKDRQVLGNGSETVWDSGKIMDDAQLVTYAGEKLTPFTMYFWTVEVWDKEGNSRGISSKAIFEMGMMDDANWQGAWISDGQGQEVKPAPYFRKEFVTSKPIKKARAYIAVGGLFELHVNGKRIGNHQLDPAYTRFDRRLLYVTHDLTAILQDGANAIGVLLGNGWYNHQSMAVWDFHNAPWRDRPTFCMDLKITYEDGTEETIRTEKGWKTAYSPVVFNSIYTAEHYDARMEQPGWDKPGFDDQEWKEVIYRSAPAKEISAQVMPPIRYNETIPAKTVRKINDSTYVFDLGRNIAGVSEINVKGEEGTTLRLKHGERLYDNGRVDMSNIDVHYRPTDDSDPFQTDIYILKGAGEESFKARFNYKGFQYVEVTADRPINLTRESLTGYFMHSDVPEAGKIASANKTLDGIWWATNNAYLSNLFGYPTDCPQREKNGWTGDAHIAIETGLYSFDGIKVYEKWLDDHRDEQQPNGVLPSIIPTSGWGYEWGNGPDWTSTICLIPWNVYLFYGDTRILEENYDAMKRYVDHITAISPNGLTSWGLGDWVPVKSKSPVEYTSSAYYLTDARILAKTGKLLGHEADAEKYDALAKKIQHAINEKYLDREAGIYGSGIQTEMSVALQWDIVPDDLREKVAENLAKRVEKDDFHLDVGLLGTKAILNALSENGYPDIAYKVAAQETYPSWGWWIVNGATTLYENWMIDAESDISMNHIMFGEVGAWIYKALGGIKPDIEQPGFKNIRLEPHFVEGLDHFEASHKSPYGQIISSWKRTQNGRVHYHVKIPANSTATLILPEECEISGKDIPEVLHEITAPGKTAYRIVAGTYKWEIK
- a CDS encoding GH92 family glycosyl hydrolase; its protein translation is MNRSLSFSMLIMLALQLMGCAFVSKEEVGFSRYVNPFIGTAPLTDPAQIGYTPPEGWRVWAGLTYPGSSLPNAMVQLSPITQFGSGAGYEYEDTEIIGFTHTNKGHWNLCNIPIMPISPDAGAPFKSTFSHEKESASPGYYEVYLEDYKVQVRLTSTLRAGVHEYTFENNQERTILFDLAKANNGVSDWEISNPTANTLQGFQRVGRDKVHFYVELSQDVETMEVTQEGSKDGYAKIALANGNDAPVLLKIGLSYVSEANAKENLKQEVGDKSFEEVHRAAEKTWDKLLGHIKVKGGSEKEKTMFYTSLYRSFQWPALRSDVNGQFVDERGKTRTEEFRYYTLPSLWDTYRNKVVLLSIMQPEVTADVIQSLVEKGSHSGFIPTFFHGDHAAPFITGAYRRGITDFEVEKAYEYLLNNAYKEGGTRPHIKEYIEKGYISDPDVENPHVETSAKAGVSKTLEFAYDDYSLAQFAKIMGDEEHYQDLIKRGQNYRNVFDRSVNFMRGRLENGDWISPFNPEYPYYEYMYREANAWQLSFYVPHDMPGLVELYGGAEQFEKKLDTLFTKPWNPEYIARNVSGFMGQYCHGNQPDHEAPFSYYFVNKPEKSQAVIDKLLADYYGIGEHGLALSGMDDAGEMSSWYTWSAMGLYPLSPADPEYLVTVPVFDEVEWTMPSGKSVVINNPSGGRSLKGIEVDGKKIDGYFIPHNVLEKGGTVILTTE